The proteins below are encoded in one region of Rhinolophus sinicus isolate RSC01 linkage group LG07, ASM3656204v1, whole genome shotgun sequence:
- the SIRT1 gene encoding NAD-dependent protein deacetylase sirtuin-1 isoform X3, which translates to MCLCSGRKTILEIYPGQFQPSLCHKFIALSDKEGKLLRNYTQNIDTLEQVAGIQRIIQCHGSFATASCLICKYKVDCEAVRGDIFNQVVPRCPRCPADEPLAIMKPEIVFFGENLPEQFHRAMKYDKDEVDLLIVIGSSLKVRPVALIPSSIPHEVPQILINREPLPHLHFDVELLGDCDVIINELCHRLGGEYAKLCCNPVKLSEITEKPPRTQKDLAHLLELPPTPLNISEGSSSPERTSPPDSSVIVTFLDQATKSNVDADVSESGDCMGEKSQEVQTSTRSTESVTEQLESPDLKNLGSSTGEKSERTSVAETVRKCWPARLAKEQISKRLDGNQYLFLPPNRYIFHGAEVYSDSEDDVLSSSSCGSNSDSGTCQSPSLEEPIEDESEIEEFYNGLEDDADINERAGGTGFGADGGDQETVNEAVSMKQEATDINYPSNKL; encoded by the exons GAAATATATCCTGGACAATTCCAACCATCTCTCTGTCACAAATTCATAGCCTTGTCagataaggaaggaaaactgCTGCGCAACTATACTCAGAACATAGATACACTGGAGCAGGTTGCAGGAATCCAAAGGATAATTCAGTGTCATG GTTCCTTTGCAACAGCGTCTTGCCTGATTTGTAAATACAAAGTTGACTGTGAAGCTGTACGAGGAGATATTTTTAATCAG GTGGTTCCTCGATGTCCTCGGTGCCCAGCTGATGAACCACTTGCTATCATGAAACCAGAGATTGtcttttttggtgaaaatttaCCAGAACAGTTTCATAGAGCCATGAAGTATGACAAAGATGAAGTTGATCTCCTCATTGTTATTGGGtcttccctgaaagtaagaccagTAGCACTAATTCCAA GTTCCATACCCCATGAAGTGCCTCAGATATTAATTAATAGGGAACCTTTGCCTCATCTGCATTTTGATGTAGAGCTTCTTGGAGACTGTGATGTCATAATTAATGAATTGTGTCATAGGTTAGGTGGTGAATATGCCAAACTTTGCTGCAATCCTGTGAAGCTttcagaaataactgaaaaaccTCCACGAACACAAAAAGATTTGGCTCATTTGTTGGAGCTGCCACCCACACCTCTTAATATTTCAGAAGGCTCAAGTTCACCAGAAAGAACTTCACCACCAGATTCTTCAGTGATTGTCACATTTTTAGACCAAGCAACAAAGAGTAATGTTGATGCAGATGTTTCTGAATCAGGAGATTGTATGGGAGAAAAATCACAGGAAGTACAGACTTCTACTAGGAGCACTGAAAGTGTTACTGAACAGTTGGAGAGTCCAGATTTGAAGAACCTTGGCTCCAGTACTggtgagaaaagtgaaagaaCTTCAGTTGCTGAAACAGTGAGAAAGTGCTGGCCAGCTAGACTCGCAAAGGAGCAGATTAGTAAACGGCTTGATG GTAATCAATATCTGTTTTTACCACCAAATCGTTACATTTTCCATGGTGCTGAGGTATATTCAGACTCTGAAGATGACGTCTTATCCTCTAGTTCTTGTGGCAGTAATAGTGATAGTGGAACATGCCAGAGTCCAAGTTTAGAAGAACCCATTGAGGATGAAAGTGAGATTGAAGAATTTTACAATGGTTTGGAAGATGATGCTGATATTAATGAGAGAGCTGGAggaactggatttggagctgatggaGGTGATCAAGAGACAGTTAACGAAGCTGTATCTATGAAGCAGGAAGCAACAGACATTAACTATCCATCAAACAAATTATAA